A window from Rubrobacter naiadicus encodes these proteins:
- a CDS encoding glycosyltransferase family 2 protein, with protein sequence MSFGEFLLVVNYFVLGYFLLINGVYALLYVISFFEIADYTRREVFSGFSELFASSYAPPVSVIVPAYNEEATIAESVRSLLSLRYPLHEVVVVNDGSSDGTLEVLGKSFDLWESDRPVRMQLETAPIRGVYASSDERLVVVDKENGGKADALNAGICAAGYPLVCCVDADIILEEDALLRAARPAIEYSDVAAVGGIVRVANGCEVDSGRVIEVRTPREALPTLQVVEYLRAFLAGRTGWSRLNALLIISGAFGIFRRSDLISAGGYSDDTVGEDMELVTRMHRVLHEGRRKYRVVFVPDPVAWTEVPSTLRVLRRQRDRWHRGLIDTLVRHRRMLFNPRYGTVGLLAMPYYFLFELLGPVVELLGYAAFIVGLLLGVLNVPFALAFFAVAVGLGSLLSVAAVFMEEMRLRRYPRWTDFLKLVLYGVLENFGYRQLNTLWRVAAIVSYLRRNTDWGSMERRGFGPGEPGKGR encoded by the coding sequence GTGAGCTTCGGGGAGTTCCTGCTCGTCGTCAACTACTTCGTTCTCGGCTACTTCCTGCTCATAAACGGCGTCTACGCGCTTCTGTACGTGATCTCGTTCTTCGAGATAGCGGATTACACCCGGCGGGAGGTCTTCTCCGGCTTCTCGGAGCTCTTCGCCTCCAGCTACGCCCCACCGGTCTCGGTGATCGTACCCGCGTACAACGAGGAGGCGACGATCGCCGAGAGCGTTCGCTCTTTGCTCTCGTTGCGCTACCCGCTGCACGAGGTGGTGGTCGTCAACGATGGCTCTTCGGACGGCACCCTGGAGGTTCTCGGAAAGAGCTTCGACCTGTGGGAGTCCGACCGTCCGGTGAGGATGCAGCTCGAGACCGCGCCCATACGGGGTGTCTATGCCTCCTCCGACGAGCGGCTCGTCGTCGTGGACAAGGAGAACGGCGGAAAGGCCGATGCCCTGAACGCCGGCATCTGCGCCGCCGGCTATCCGCTGGTCTGCTGCGTCGACGCGGACATCATCCTGGAGGAGGACGCGTTGCTGCGGGCTGCCAGACCCGCGATAGAGTACTCCGACGTCGCGGCCGTCGGCGGGATCGTCAGGGTCGCCAACGGTTGCGAGGTGGACTCCGGGCGTGTGATCGAGGTGCGCACCCCCCGCGAGGCACTCCCGACGCTGCAGGTGGTCGAGTACCTCAGGGCTTTTCTAGCCGGGAGGACCGGGTGGAGCCGCCTCAACGCCCTGCTCATCATCTCCGGGGCCTTCGGCATCTTCCGCCGCAGCGATCTCATCTCCGCCGGGGGTTACTCGGATGACACGGTCGGGGAGGACATGGAGCTGGTGACGAGGATGCACCGCGTCCTGCATGAGGGCCGGCGCAAGTACCGGGTGGTCTTCGTCCCCGATCCGGTCGCCTGGACCGAGGTCCCTTCCACCCTGCGTGTCCTGCGCCGACAGCGCGACCGCTGGCACAGGGGGCTGATCGACACCCTCGTCCGCCACCGCAGGATGCTCTTCAACCCCCGTTACGGGACGGTGGGGCTTCTGGCGATGCCCTACTACTTCCTCTTCGAGCTTCTGGGCCCGGTGGTGGAGCTTCTCGGGTATGCCGCTTTCATCGTCGGCCTCCTGCTCGGCGTGCTCAACGTGCCGTTCGCGCTGGCGTTCTTCGCCGTCGCGGTGGGGTTGGGGTCTCTGCTCTCGGTCGCGGCGGTCTTCATGGAGGAGATGCGGCTGCGGCGGTATCCGCGCTGGACCGACTTCCTGAAGCTCGTCCTCTACGGCGTGCTCGAGAACTTCGGATACCGGCAGCTCAACACCCTCTGGAGGGTTGCGGCCATAGTCTCCTACCTGCGCAGGAACACCGACTGGGGGAGCATGGAACGCCGCGGCTTCGGTCCCGGGGAACCGGGGAAGGGTCGGTGA
- a CDS encoding aldose 1-epimerase family protein, with amino-acid sequence MLLCMESISHHLSPTGEQFEIERGELRAVVAGVGATLRLFEAGGKPVIQGFGEGEMSPASHGQILLPWPNRVAGGYYSFAGEEHQLPVNEPDRNAALHGLVRWSGWRLVSRTLSEVSLGLRLHPQEGYPFLLDLEARYALSEEDGLTVRITATNPGPGPAPCGIGNHPYLTPGPGKVDDLRLHLPARSYYETDENLIPRRRTSVDGTPYDFREPRTIGGTRLDTCFTDLRPDADGRVRIRLEEPGRSRAVELWMEESCRYVQLFTSDTLPGEDFRSALAVEPMTCAPDAFNSGDGLAVLEPGCSLTSAWGIKPQL; translated from the coding sequence ATGCTCCTCTGCATGGAGAGCATCTCCCACCATCTTTCGCCGACCGGGGAGCAGTTCGAGATAGAGCGGGGAGAGCTTCGGGCCGTCGTCGCCGGGGTAGGGGCGACGCTGCGCCTCTTCGAGGCCGGGGGGAAACCCGTGATCCAGGGTTTCGGTGAAGGAGAGATGAGCCCGGCCTCCCACGGGCAGATCCTCCTGCCGTGGCCGAACCGGGTGGCCGGGGGATACTACTCCTTCGCCGGAGAAGAACACCAGCTCCCGGTGAACGAACCCGACCGCAACGCCGCGCTGCACGGGCTCGTCCGGTGGTCTGGGTGGCGTCTGGTCTCGCGCACCCTCTCCGAAGTCTCTCTCGGATTGCGGCTCCATCCGCAGGAGGGGTACCCCTTCCTGCTCGATCTGGAGGCCCGCTACGCGCTCTCTGAAGAAGACGGGCTCACGGTGCGCATAACCGCCACGAACCCCGGTCCAGGGCCCGCCCCCTGCGGGATCGGCAACCATCCCTACCTCACGCCCGGTCCGGGTAAGGTCGACGACCTGCGCCTGCACCTGCCGGCCCGCTCGTACTACGAGACCGACGAGAACCTCATACCCCGCCGTCGCACGAGCGTCGACGGGACCCCCTACGATTTCCGCGAACCGCGTACCATCGGGGGGACGCGGCTCGACACCTGCTTCACGGACCTCCGGCCCGACGCCGACGGCAGGGTACGCATCCGGCTCGAAGAGCCCGGTCGGAGCAGGGCCGTCGAGCTGTGGATGGAGGAGAGTTGCCGCTACGTGCAGCTCTTCACCTCGGACACCCTCCCGGGCGAGGATTTCCGGAGCGCGCTCGCCGTCGAGCCGATGACCTGCGCACCGGACGCCTTCAACTCCGGGGACGGGCTGGCCGTCCTCGAACCCGGCTGCTCGCTCACGAGCGCATGGGGGATAAAACCGCAGCTCTGA
- a CDS encoding 5-methyltetrahydropteroyltriglutamate--homocysteine S-methyltransferase, translating into MMRDKPPFRADHVGSLLRPAGLLEAREDFAAGRITAEDLRATEDGAIREVVRKQEEVGLRSATDGEFRRSSWHMDFIYQLGGVEKAEGNIKVKFRNERGDIEFTPAALRVESRVHLEHTIFGDDFAFLKEQVKSATPKLTIPSPSMVHYRGGRAAIDESVYPDLEGFWEDLASAYAEEVRRLGELGCTYLQFDDTSLAYLNDPRQREHLATLGGDPEHQHEIYIRTINRALENRPAGMSVTTHMCRGNFRSSWAAEGGYDFVAEALFNELDVDGFFLEYDDERSGTFEPLRFVPKGKMVVLGLVTTKRGQLEDKDLLKRRIEEASRFVPIDQLCLSPQCGFSSTVEGNNLTEDEQWAKLELIVETAEEVWGE; encoded by the coding sequence ATGATGCGAGACAAACCGCCCTTCAGGGCGGACCATGTCGGGAGTCTCCTGCGGCCCGCCGGGCTTCTCGAAGCCCGCGAGGATTTCGCTGCGGGGCGCATTACCGCGGAGGATCTGAGGGCCACGGAGGACGGGGCGATCCGCGAGGTCGTCAGGAAGCAGGAGGAGGTCGGTCTTCGCTCGGCCACCGACGGCGAATTCCGTCGTTCCTCCTGGCACATGGACTTCATCTACCAGCTGGGCGGGGTCGAGAAAGCCGAGGGCAACATCAAGGTGAAGTTCCGCAACGAACGGGGCGACATAGAGTTCACCCCGGCCGCCCTCAGGGTGGAGAGCCGGGTGCACCTGGAACACACCATCTTCGGCGACGACTTCGCTTTCCTAAAAGAGCAGGTGAAGAGCGCGACCCCCAAGCTCACCATCCCCTCTCCGAGCATGGTCCACTACCGGGGCGGACGCGCCGCGATAGACGAGAGCGTATACCCGGATCTCGAAGGGTTCTGGGAGGATCTCGCTTCGGCCTACGCCGAGGAGGTGCGGCGCCTCGGTGAGCTGGGTTGCACCTACCTGCAGTTCGACGACACCAGCCTGGCCTACCTCAACGACCCGCGCCAGAGAGAGCACCTGGCGACCCTGGGCGGGGACCCGGAGCACCAGCACGAGATCTACATCCGCACCATCAACCGGGCGCTCGAGAACCGCCCCGCCGGGATGTCCGTGACCACCCACATGTGCCGGGGTAACTTCCGCTCTTCCTGGGCCGCCGAAGGCGGCTACGACTTCGTCGCCGAAGCACTCTTCAACGAGCTGGACGTGGACGGGTTCTTCCTGGAGTACGACGACGAACGCTCCGGGACCTTCGAACCCCTGCGTTTCGTCCCGAAGGGCAAGATGGTCGTCCTCGGCCTCGTCACCACCAAGCGCGGCCAGCTCGAAGACAAGGACCTCCTGAAGAGGAGGATCGAGGAGGCCAGCCGCTTCGTCCCCATCGATCAGCTGTGCCTCTCGCCGCAGTGCGGTTTCTCCTCCACCGTCGAAGGGAACAACCTCACCGAAGACGAGCAGTGGGCGAAGC